One segment of Leptospiraceae bacterium DNA contains the following:
- a CDS encoding TolC family protein: MYFKILFLNTVFFLAVTTLISETTISEETKKLAEENAKPVTGEEKPKKVLKLTMKETVQRSVEFNPNIRNAKYELVKYDSGFLKSESKYSWRLVGGAEITEGRLPYNQANIFSGTKTQTNKYNLGVEKVFNTGTYFKIDASTQRFDSNAFENSFTSPSGFSALGLPPLYTGAITATLSQDLLKNTFGLQDRNNQTILKNQSEITKEELSLKLSNTIVGALVDYWTYSVSDSSTATFEQLLKNTKNIRDLTKQKTGLGLAEGFEINQWNALYTQTENQLEKAKLERDENKRKLIRNLNLTSDSEIGSITDMETELPPNLDYDKDLEYAFQNRGDWRSMKLKREIAELSMKNAKDNALPSLKVSGSYSYQGQTLISPQDNFTNGTNGIPSFKYHNLNANAKLSYPIGDTGVKAELRDSAILERQINILEDDLKKEIADELRARVDAVIIGHKILQNATKTRKESENYYNGLLNSFRQGRFTAVAVKNALDTLVQNQLQEVQAKVNFNINILRYELTKNSLLKKFDIDVEKLVPSEF; encoded by the coding sequence ATGTATTTTAAAATTTTATTTTTGAACACAGTCTTTTTTTTAGCTGTAACTACTCTTATTTCAGAAACAACAATCTCTGAAGAAACAAAAAAATTAGCTGAGGAAAATGCAAAACCAGTTACAGGTGAAGAAAAACCTAAAAAAGTTTTAAAATTAACTATGAAGGAAACAGTCCAAAGGTCTGTTGAGTTCAATCCAAATATACGAAATGCAAAATACGAATTAGTAAAGTATGATTCTGGATTTTTAAAATCAGAATCAAAGTATTCATGGAGATTAGTTGGGGGAGCAGAAATTACAGAAGGCAGACTACCTTACAACCAAGCAAATATTTTTTCCGGAACAAAAACCCAAACTAACAAATACAATTTAGGTGTTGAAAAGGTATTTAACACAGGTACTTATTTTAAAATTGATGCTAGTACGCAACGTTTTGATAGCAACGCTTTTGAAAATTCTTTCACTTCTCCAAGTGGTTTTAGTGCTTTAGGACTTCCTCCTTTATACACTGGCGCAATTACAGCAACACTCTCCCAAGATTTATTAAAAAATACGTTTGGTTTACAAGATAGGAATAATCAAACAATACTAAAAAACCAATCCGAAATTACAAAAGAAGAACTTTCGTTAAAATTATCCAATACTATAGTTGGAGCTCTTGTGGATTATTGGACTTATTCAGTTTCTGATTCATCAACTGCTACTTTTGAACAATTATTAAAGAATACAAAAAACATACGCGATTTAACTAAACAAAAAACAGGACTAGGTTTAGCAGAAGGATTTGAAATTAACCAATGGAATGCTCTTTATACACAAACAGAAAATCAATTAGAAAAAGCAAAACTTGAGAGAGATGAAAACAAGCGCAAACTAATACGTAACCTTAACTTGACTTCAGATTCTGAAATCGGAAGTATTACAGATATGGAAACGGAATTACCGCCTAATCTTGATTATGATAAAGACTTAGAGTATGCATTTCAAAACAGAGGTGACTGGAGAAGTATGAAACTCAAAAGAGAAATTGCAGAGCTCTCAATGAAAAATGCAAAAGATAATGCATTACCTTCCCTAAAAGTAAGCGGCTCTTACAGTTACCAAGGGCAAACTCTAATTTCACCGCAAGATAATTTCACTAACGGAACAAACGGTATTCCTTCTTTTAAATACCATAACTTGAATGCAAATGCAAAATTATCATATCCGATAGGCGATACAGGTGTAAAAGCTGAATTAAGAGATTCCGCAATTTTAGAAAGACAAATAAACATTCTAGAAGATGACTTAAAAAAAGAAATAGCAGATGAACTTAGAGCCAGAGTAGATGCAGTAATCATAGGACATAAAATTCTCCAAAATGCAACCAAAACTCGAAAAGAATCAGAGAATTATTATAACGGTTTATTGAATAGTTTTCGTCAAGGTCGCTTTACGGCAGTCGCTGTTAAAAATGCGTTAGATACTTTAGTTCAAAATCAATTACAAGAAGTTCAGGCAAAAGTTAATTTTAATATAAATATTTTGAGATACGAATTGACAAAAAATTCTCTTCTTAAGAAATTTGATATAGATGTAGAGAAACTTGTTCCAAGTGAGTTTTAA
- a CDS encoding SpoIIE family protein phosphatase codes for MEISNSDLKDIKSARPTNISRIASSIIFIILYSLYDYNFVLYLAIIQFVLSIIWLWVIEKKFSLYKRKPNLWYIPASIDVFFATSSVYITGISYSPVLLAYILITCMSSTDLIKARGLFTTISSCVGFLFILLLVSFEIIPFVNILSENNSSMSLFSIILSSFLLILSCFTANSVIYQIYWELNKKNNELNFSLNKILILKQQQDADYALTARLMEPFGSNTVNSPSVNIEFFLKQKKSFTFKNHDLEIGGDLLISDELYFNNKKFIFFLNADAMGKSMQGACGALVLGVLIKSMVLNSKNQIHIDNQSAKLWLLNVTAEIHRIFESFEGSMLASFIIGLLEEKTGQVFYINAEHPEPILYRDETVSFIESKYKYTKIGTLELQQNFDNIEFLQLEINDVLFIGSDGKDDILLNENLKKIINEDEYFFSRIVRKSKGDINLIVKEIISLGDLIDDLSILKISFRPTYKL; via the coding sequence ATGGAAATATCAAATTCTGACCTAAAGGATATTAAATCTGCAAGGCCTACAAATATTTCTCGAATAGCAAGCTCGATAATATTTATTATTTTATATTCACTCTATGACTATAATTTTGTACTGTATTTAGCAATTATTCAATTCGTATTATCAATTATTTGGTTATGGGTAATTGAAAAAAAATTTAGCCTCTACAAAAGAAAACCGAATCTCTGGTATATTCCAGCTTCCATTGATGTGTTCTTTGCGACATCTTCTGTTTATATTACAGGAATTTCCTATTCTCCTGTTCTTTTAGCCTATATTTTAATTACTTGTATGTCCTCCACAGATTTAATTAAAGCAAGAGGGTTATTTACAACCATTTCTTCTTGTGTTGGATTTTTATTCATATTATTGTTAGTTAGTTTTGAAATAATTCCTTTCGTAAATATTTTAAGTGAAAACAATTCAAGTATGAGTTTATTCTCTATTATCCTATCTTCCTTTTTACTTATATTGTCTTGTTTTACAGCCAATAGTGTAATATATCAAATATACTGGGAACTAAATAAAAAAAATAATGAACTAAATTTCTCTTTAAATAAAATACTTATACTAAAACAACAGCAAGATGCTGATTATGCGTTAACCGCTAGATTAATGGAACCATTTGGCTCAAATACCGTCAATAGTCCCTCCGTAAATATTGAATTCTTTTTGAAACAGAAAAAGTCATTTACTTTCAAAAATCATGATTTAGAAATTGGCGGAGATCTCTTAATTTCAGATGAACTTTATTTTAATAATAAGAAATTTATTTTTTTTCTAAATGCTGACGCTATGGGTAAGTCGATGCAAGGAGCATGTGGAGCGTTAGTTCTCGGGGTTCTCATCAAATCAATGGTATTAAATTCGAAAAATCAAATTCATATAGATAATCAAAGTGCAAAACTTTGGTTATTGAATGTAACGGCGGAGATACATCGAATCTTTGAGTCCTTTGAAGGATCAATGTTGGCATCTTTCATAATTGGACTATTGGAAGAAAAAACAGGCCAAGTATTTTATATAAATGCTGAACATCCTGAACCTATATTATATAGAGATGAAACAGTTTCTTTTATAGAATCAAAATATAAATACACAAAAATAGGAACCCTTGAACTACAGCAAAACTTTGATAATATTGAATTCCTGCAATTAGAAATTAATGATGTACTTTTTATTGGTTCAGATGGAAAAGATGATATTTTACTAAATGAAAATTTAAAAAAAATAATAAATGAAGATGAATATTTCTTTTCTAGGATTGTTCGTAAATCAAAAGGAGATATAAATTTAATAGTTAAGGAAATAATATCATTAGGTGACCTAATTGATGATTTGAGCATCCTAAAAATTTCCTTTAGACCTACATATAAACTTTAA
- a CDS encoding SH3 domain-containing protein, with the protein MKNKIFLILIMLHVFQCSKTNLQKINQWLEKDEFERILEFANINQSKLSDEELYLSSQAVSKLQNFLRKNRMEKKYSDSKYFTNLGKKIGVKINWIQTESGKQILLEDKYLNLIKESNYYKNKAVLDKYIFCAKTNEIYENSFLLTDILDMDPRLHISEFKIIWIESLKLALPSNLGESGREKFYQILHYLASKEETDLKNIFYQTEGTNINLRSGPGTENANVGKLNQETVIQVDTDYNTTTIGGKTGKWIQIYVWNTDTVGWIFSPFLKEVKLDYSIGKLYEKTLVEQTNFTKIDFSEWNPDEIPNGFYGNYTKTKKVILDGNIGFTLYPLELERGICTKIKKKSKKFDVSFQNENTNDRIMLFYLKLISNSNSKTISKVEIWKNQIFLNSKPTGVNLEENKTQNITFNFGSTDESQILFSIVSNLSSNEIFQNETISIKDIDGWELCIPQGKSSSSRLHLFSFSIY; encoded by the coding sequence ATGAAAAATAAAATCTTTTTGATTCTAATAATGTTACATGTCTTCCAGTGCTCTAAAACAAACCTCCAAAAGATCAACCAATGGTTAGAGAAAGATGAATTTGAAAGAATATTAGAATTTGCGAATATAAATCAATCTAAACTTTCTGATGAAGAACTTTATTTAAGTTCGCAAGCAGTTTCCAAGTTACAAAATTTTTTACGCAAAAATCGAATGGAAAAAAAATATTCAGATTCAAAATATTTTACTAATTTGGGAAAAAAAATAGGAGTAAAAATAAATTGGATTCAAACAGAATCTGGAAAACAAATTTTATTAGAAGACAAATATTTAAATCTAATAAAAGAATCCAACTATTATAAAAATAAAGCAGTTTTAGATAAATATATATTTTGCGCAAAAACAAATGAAATATACGAAAATAGTTTTCTGTTAACAGATATTTTAGATATGGATCCGAGACTTCATATATCTGAATTTAAAATAATTTGGATCGAATCTCTTAAATTAGCTTTACCATCTAATTTAGGAGAATCTGGGCGAGAAAAATTTTATCAAATTTTACACTATCTTGCTTCTAAAGAAGAAACAGATTTAAAAAATATTTTCTATCAGACAGAAGGGACAAATATAAATCTACGTTCAGGTCCTGGTACTGAAAATGCGAATGTCGGAAAATTAAATCAAGAAACTGTAATTCAAGTAGATACAGACTATAACACAACAACGATCGGAGGAAAAACAGGTAAATGGATTCAGATATATGTCTGGAATACAGATACAGTAGGATGGATTTTTTCACCCTTTCTAAAAGAGGTTAAATTAGATTATTCCATTGGAAAATTGTATGAAAAAACACTGGTAGAACAAACCAATTTCACCAAAATCGATTTCAGTGAATGGAACCCAGATGAAATTCCGAACGGATTTTACGGAAATTATACAAAAACTAAGAAAGTAATTTTAGACGGTAATATTGGATTTACACTTTATCCTCTAGAATTAGAACGAGGAATTTGTACAAAAATCAAAAAAAAATCAAAAAAATTTGATGTATCATTTCAAAATGAAAACACTAATGATAGGATAATGCTTTTTTACCTCAAATTGATTTCTAATTCCAATTCGAAAACTATTTCTAAAGTCGAGATCTGGAAAAATCAAATATTCTTGAATTCCAAACCCACAGGAGTAAATCTTGAAGAAAATAAAACACAAAATATTACATTCAATTTCGGGAGTACAGATGAATCTCAAATTCTTTTTTCTATAGTTTCCAATTTATCTTCTAACGAAATTTTTCAAAACGAAACAATTAGTATAAAAGATATAGATGGCTGGGAATTATGTATTCCACAGGGAAAATCATCTTCTTCTAGACTTCATCTATTTAGTTTTAGTATTTATTAA
- the ispH gene encoding 4-hydroxy-3-methylbut-2-enyl diphosphate reductase gives MKKIFLSNPRGFCAGVKYAISFVENVHSLYQNEQIYVRKEIVHNRRVVTDMEKKGIKFINELNEAPENSIVIFSAHGVSPSVVQTAKDKNMRIGDATCPLVTRVHRKAKKLKETHQIIYIGHEGHDEAIGTMGEADMYLVESEEDVLKLKDRINPDKPLTYLMQTTLSVSDTRKVIDKIAEVFPNVEHPDKDDICYATTERQEAVESMMDAIDAMLVIGASNSSNSMRLVQLAQKKKPKSFRVSSATEISKEEFDKLGIETLGITAGASSPQILIDEIIGKLKEFYPNVAVENFPGSREDSMNFKLPKELLK, from the coding sequence TTGAAAAAAATATTTTTATCAAACCCTCGGGGTTTTTGTGCTGGCGTTAAATATGCAATATCCTTCGTAGAAAATGTACATTCATTGTATCAAAACGAACAAATTTATGTAAGAAAAGAAATCGTCCACAATCGAAGAGTTGTGACTGATATGGAAAAAAAAGGAATTAAATTTATCAATGAACTAAATGAAGCCCCTGAAAATTCTATCGTAATTTTTAGTGCACATGGTGTTTCTCCTTCCGTAGTTCAAACGGCAAAAGATAAAAATATGAGAATAGGCGATGCAACCTGTCCTTTAGTTACTAGAGTTCATAGGAAAGCAAAGAAATTAAAGGAAACACATCAAATAATCTATATCGGACACGAAGGTCATGATGAAGCAATTGGTACAATGGGCGAAGCAGATATGTATCTCGTCGAATCTGAAGAAGATGTATTAAAATTAAAAGATAGAATTAATCCCGATAAACCGCTAACTTATCTAATGCAAACAACTTTGTCTGTTAGCGATACGAGAAAAGTTATCGATAAAATCGCAGAAGTTTTCCCAAATGTTGAACACCCTGATAAAGACGACATCTGTTATGCGACAACAGAGAGACAGGAAGCAGTTGAATCTATGATGGATGCGATAGACGCTATGTTAGTTATTGGAGCTTCAAATAGTTCCAATTCTATGAGACTAGTGCAATTAGCTCAAAAGAAAAAACCAAAATCATTTAGAGTAAGTTCAGCTACAGAAATTTCGAAAGAAGAATTTGATAAATTAGGAATAGAAACACTTGGAATTACGGCCGGAGCATCTTCCCCGCAAATTTTAATTGATGAAATCATCGGTAAATTAAAAGAATTTTATCCAAATGTAGCTGTAGAAAATTTTCCCGGATCAAGAGAAGACTCTATGAACTTTAAATTACCGAAAGAATTATTAAAGTAA
- a CDS encoding 5-(carboxyamino)imidazole ribonucleotide synthase — MGSGQLGRMFAQKAIERGYEVYCYSPEVDSPCARVGVKEFVGEYSDKIKLSNFLNSIDLLTFEFENIPKDTLDIIEEYINKTGIRVSPPINSIRISQNRFKEKNFFNQNGLKTTQYYYLDSLNSLEQIKDKIIFPCILKTNQFGYDGKGQGKFSSYSELENYLKSQPNIDHIIEAIVNFSCEISVVASRFANGKILYFPPSENIHKNHILDFSIHPARISKYLSDKAILATKTLLESLDYEGVLALEFFISGDDVICNEFAPRPHNSGHFSMDASDFSQFELQLLTLCNLEPTISVLNTKPCVMRNIIGFDYQGKEPNYLDRLESIDYKLHLYQKKEAKVGRKMGHWNYLGEKSYSIAFPE; from the coding sequence ATGGGAAGCGGACAATTAGGAAGAATGTTTGCACAAAAAGCGATAGAAAGAGGGTATGAAGTTTATTGTTATTCTCCGGAGGTAGATTCACCGTGCGCTAGGGTTGGAGTTAAAGAGTTTGTTGGCGAATATTCAGATAAAATCAAACTCAGTAATTTTTTGAATTCTATAGATTTGCTTACCTTTGAATTCGAAAATATTCCTAAAGATACGTTAGATATTATTGAAGAATATATAAATAAAACTGGAATTAGAGTTTCTCCTCCGATAAATTCGATTCGAATTTCACAGAATCGGTTTAAAGAAAAAAATTTCTTCAATCAAAATGGACTTAAAACTACACAGTATTATTATTTGGATTCCCTCAATTCTCTTGAGCAAATAAAAGATAAAATCATTTTTCCATGTATATTAAAAACCAATCAATTTGGATACGACGGAAAGGGGCAGGGGAAATTTTCCAGCTATAGTGAATTAGAAAATTATTTAAAATCGCAACCAAACATAGATCATATTATAGAAGCGATTGTGAATTTCTCGTGCGAAATTTCGGTAGTCGCTTCTAGATTTGCGAATGGTAAAATTCTTTATTTCCCTCCTTCTGAAAATATTCATAAAAATCATATTCTAGATTTTTCCATACACCCTGCCAGAATTAGTAAATATTTATCAGATAAAGCAATTCTTGCTACGAAAACCTTGCTGGAATCTTTAGATTACGAAGGAGTTTTAGCTCTTGAGTTTTTTATTTCAGGCGATGATGTTATTTGTAATGAGTTTGCGCCTAGACCCCATAATTCCGGACATTTTTCTATGGATGCTTCCGATTTTTCTCAATTTGAATTACAGTTATTGACTCTCTGCAATTTAGAGCCTACTATATCAGTATTGAATACAAAACCCTGTGTAATGAGGAACATTATCGGATTTGACTATCAAGGTAAGGAACCAAACTATTTAGATCGATTAGAATCTATTGATTACAAACTTCATTTATACCAAAAAAAGGAAGCAAAGGTAGGTCGAAAAATGGGTCATTGGAATTATTTGGGAGAAAAATCATATTCAATTGCTTTTCCAGAATAA
- the purE gene encoding 5-(carboxyamino)imidazole ribonucleotide mutase, whose amino-acid sequence MAPLVAVIMGSHSDFETMKETCNILEKFKIPFEKKIVSAHRSPEFMFEYSKLAAKRGLKVIIAGAGGAAHLPGMVASITTLPVVGVPIQSKALNGLDSLYSIVQMPGGVPVGTMAIGNAGAVNAGLLAIRILSLQNKNLVEALEKYRIEIRENALAKEKDLH is encoded by the coding sequence ATTGCACCGTTAGTCGCAGTAATTATGGGTTCACATTCAGACTTTGAAACGATGAAAGAAACATGTAATATATTAGAAAAATTTAAAATTCCATTCGAAAAAAAAATTGTATCAGCCCATAGATCACCTGAATTTATGTTTGAATACTCTAAATTAGCCGCAAAGCGCGGGTTAAAAGTGATAATTGCGGGAGCAGGGGGTGCTGCTCATTTGCCTGGTATGGTAGCTTCTATTACAACACTTCCAGTGGTAGGAGTTCCTATTCAATCCAAAGCATTAAATGGGTTAGATAGTTTATATTCAATAGTACAAATGCCTGGGGGTGTTCCTGTTGGAACTATGGCAATAGGAAATGCTGGAGCGGTTAATGCTGGTTTACTTGCAATTAGAATTTTATCCTTACAAAATAAAAATTTAGTAGAAGCCCTCGAAAAATATAGAATAGAAATTAGGGAAAATGCTTTAGCAAAGGAAAAAGATCTACATTGA
- the murF gene encoding UDP-N-acetylmuramoyl-tripeptide--D-alanyl-D-alanine ligase: MIEVFNYNLFTIRSLFGDKEISENKKLKFICTSSTEVKPNTLFVPLRGNRDGHEFIPDALSRGASAFLSEIDHPILKELSFAEIQKAIFVSDTLSALGKLASFHRNRFAPLIIGITGSSGKTTTKELMGLIVRQIAGNQLVVTEKNYNNEIGVPFTLFRINENTKIVVCEMGMNHKGEISRLSAMVKPDYGLITNVGPCHIENLGSLENIAHAKSEIIDGIPNFGVIFIPEKVSYRKIFQEKAKKKNITVKTFSIKNNPNIKIEEILPEGFKLNLLNQHFFWKIPGEKILENITGVLSLARDIKISPEKILKGLSSYKASDKRFVIEKSNYKIINDTYNANPDSMVSSLIALKQISADTPYYAILGDMKELGKFSKSYHSELGEFCKSIELNGLISFGIDSKWITKSFYSTKKDLNLNHFIDSSESIEKLILYIKSIVPKGSYILIKGSRSMKMERIVEGLKH, encoded by the coding sequence ATGATTGAAGTTTTTAATTACAATTTGTTTACAATTCGTTCTCTTTTCGGAGATAAGGAAATTTCAGAAAATAAGAAACTAAAATTTATCTGTACTTCCTCAACTGAGGTAAAACCAAATACTCTATTTGTCCCGCTGCGGGGCAATAGAGATGGTCATGAATTTATTCCAGATGCATTGTCTCGTGGGGCAAGTGCATTTTTATCTGAAATCGATCATCCCATATTAAAAGAATTAAGTTTTGCAGAAATACAGAAGGCAATATTTGTATCAGATACACTTTCTGCTCTCGGAAAATTAGCTTCTTTTCACAGAAATCGGTTTGCCCCGCTTATAATAGGAATTACTGGATCAAGTGGAAAAACGACGACTAAAGAATTGATGGGACTCATTGTGAGGCAAATTGCCGGTAACCAATTAGTTGTTACAGAAAAAAATTATAACAATGAAATAGGAGTTCCATTTACATTATTTAGAATTAACGAAAATACTAAAATTGTAGTATGCGAAATGGGCATGAATCATAAAGGAGAAATATCTAGATTATCCGCAATGGTAAAACCTGACTATGGTTTAATTACTAATGTAGGACCTTGCCATATAGAAAATTTAGGTTCTTTGGAAAACATTGCTCATGCAAAATCGGAAATTATAGACGGTATTCCTAATTTTGGAGTTATTTTTATCCCTGAAAAAGTATCTTATAGAAAGATATTTCAAGAAAAAGCAAAAAAAAAGAATATAACTGTAAAAACTTTTTCTATAAAAAATAATCCAAACATTAAAATAGAAGAGATCCTTCCAGAAGGGTTTAAGCTAAATCTATTAAATCAACATTTTTTTTGGAAAATTCCTGGAGAAAAAATTCTCGAAAATATTACCGGAGTATTGTCATTAGCCCGTGATATCAAAATAAGCCCCGAAAAAATTCTAAAGGGTCTTTCTTCGTATAAAGCGAGTGATAAACGATTTGTTATAGAAAAGAGTAATTATAAAATTATAAACGATACATATAATGCAAATCCAGATTCTATGGTATCCTCTCTAATCGCACTGAAACAAATATCTGCGGATACTCCTTATTATGCAATATTGGGTGATATGAAAGAATTAGGAAAATTTTCTAAATCTTATCATTCTGAATTGGGAGAGTTTTGTAAATCAATTGAACTAAATGGGCTAATTAGTTTTGGAATAGATTCTAAATGGATAACAAAATCTTTTTATAGCACTAAAAAAGACTTAAATCTCAATCATTTTATTGATTCAAGTGAATCGATAGAAAAATTAATCCTATATATAAAATCTATAGTTCCAAAAGGAAGTTATATATTAATTAAAGGCTCTAGATCAATGAAAATGGAAAGAATTGTAGAAGGTTTAAAACATTGA
- a CDS encoding DMT family protein — translation MYTILLLTISNVFMTFAWYGHLKFKEIALWKVVLLSWSIAFFEYCFMVPANRIGYSQFNATELKTIQEAITLIVFSLFSIFYLKEEFKWNYALGFFLIVGAVFVIFKKW, via the coding sequence ATGTACACAATTTTACTTCTGACTATATCGAATGTATTTATGACTTTTGCTTGGTACGGGCATTTGAAATTTAAAGAAATAGCTCTTTGGAAGGTTGTACTCCTAAGTTGGAGCATTGCATTTTTTGAATATTGTTTTATGGTTCCAGCAAATCGAATTGGCTATAGTCAATTTAATGCTACTGAGTTGAAAACAATTCAAGAGGCAATCACGCTTATAGTATTTAGTTTGTTTAGTATATTTTATTTAAAAGAAGAGTTTAAATGGAATTATGCGTTAGGATTTTTTCTGATTGTGGGAGCCGTCTTTGTTATTTTTAAAAAATGGTAA
- a CDS encoding cytochrome C oxidase subunit IV family protein: MEEFVNYALYFIACVCVLVPVFGLGLAPGIIVNLEIGAILGTFYSQIVEKGLIKTLIKDKGDSPLIRPMVPTLENVQNAIDSIENGTFGKKEEPNGHDHGHHIIPIPVYAGVLGILILGTIITVGVAQIDFGSWNTVIAMLVATIKASFVLLYFMHLKYDNAMNRVIFGAGFFFLLILFSFSIIDIITRVKPIMGFTKF, from the coding sequence ATGGAAGAATTTGTTAATTACGCTTTATATTTTATTGCATGTGTATGTGTTCTAGTACCTGTATTTGGATTAGGATTGGCACCTGGGATTATTGTGAATTTAGAGATTGGAGCTATTTTGGGAACATTTTACTCTCAAATAGTTGAAAAAGGTTTAATCAAGACTTTAATTAAGGATAAAGGGGATTCTCCGCTTATTCGACCTATGGTTCCTACTTTAGAAAATGTCCAGAATGCGATAGACTCTATTGAAAATGGCACTTTTGGGAAAAAGGAAGAACCTAACGGTCATGATCATGGTCATCATATCATTCCAATACCTGTGTATGCTGGTGTTCTTGGAATACTGATCTTGGGAACTATTATAACTGTAGGTGTAGCACAAATTGATTTTGGATCATGGAACACTGTGATTGCAATGTTAGTTGCAACTATAAAAGCAAGTTTTGTACTACTTTATTTTATGCATTTAAAGTACGATAATGCAATGAATCGTGTTATATTTGGAGCAGGATTTTTCTTTCTATTGATTCTATTTTCCTTTAGTATTATCGATATTATTACTCGTGTTAAACCAATTATGGGATTTACAAAGTTCTAG
- a CDS encoding cytochrome c oxidase subunit 3 family protein, translating to MSTVKTESHFHHAHHFDSAEHQYSSAKQGIWLFMVTEVLMFGGLFVAYLIYKSLYAPVFHVGSSYLDVKMGTINTFILITSSFTMALGIYFNQKNERKKAVISLALTILCALGFMTVKYFEYSHKIHLGLVPGKYFDNPEFVQKVVDFATNMQAASSSNQEIDIAGLKKFAPLYFGFYFVMTGLHGFHVIIGACLILWVMLRTAKGHFGPEYYTPVEGVGLFWHIVDLIWIYLFPLLYLVG from the coding sequence ATGAGTACCGTTAAAACAGAATCGCATTTTCATCATGCTCACCACTTTGACAGTGCTGAGCACCAATATTCCTCAGCTAAGCAGGGAATTTGGTTATTTATGGTTACCGAAGTATTAATGTTCGGTGGGTTATTTGTAGCTTATTTGATTTATAAATCTTTGTACGCACCAGTATTCCATGTTGGAAGCTCCTATCTTGATGTAAAAATGGGAACTATCAATACTTTTATATTGATTACTAGTTCTTTCACAATGGCACTTGGAATCTATTTCAATCAAAAAAATGAAAGAAAAAAAGCAGTAATAAGTCTTGCCTTAACTATTCTTTGTGCCCTGGGATTTATGACTGTTAAATATTTCGAATACTCTCACAAGATTCACCTTGGTTTAGTTCCTGGTAAATACTTTGATAATCCTGAATTTGTTCAAAAGGTAGTCGACTTTGCGACTAACATGCAAGCAGCTTCTTCTTCTAATCAAGAAATAGACATTGCAGGTTTGAAAAAATTTGCACCACTTTACTTTGGATTTTACTTTGTAATGACTGGATTGCATGGATTTCACGTTATCATAGGGGCTTGTTTGATTCTGTGGGTAATGTTGAGAACAGCTAAGGGTCATTTTGGTCCAGAGTATTATACACCCGTTGAAGGTGTTGGATTATTTTGGCATATAGTCGATTTAATTTGGATTTATTTATTTCCACTTTTATACTTAGTAGGGTAG